One stretch of Corynebacterium imitans DNA includes these proteins:
- a CDS encoding IS1096 element passenger TnpR family protein, with product MIVTMLFTVEGARPEISRCVNVESDLDLSRLAQIIDASLGFSGAAGHLFIHEDETKREVFAENPGPGERSMSSMQVGDMPPLLYVYDPTANWNVSVRRIGQSGLEGPTPLLVHAQGPDVVETANGPEMMTRLHEEARNLAAGLPPNMEITPLLLGCLPVMTPDRMLDRLSVVDQVAVATRMGFVGEELDAPEAQPPHFDDLPDQDLTMLLDAFLEQRPDLKEILDTDPDPHSNPTLIAAFQEFFEDTMVPVGDGAVDMHAPKGFSPVLAQYLEALGERAPLTTRGKLKVNIVRSLIDVLDLPSYLSQPREDTWDAIVFGRFLLEKLGFLTRVGNSLLRTPEGTDFLASPSIAGREAEFADACAEYFGDWTWGMVVEFLTGDLRGPASPAIDDALDTLMVLGGVFEMGDVNVITAELTAVLNRGQV from the coding sequence ATGATCGTCACAATGCTGTTCACCGTGGAGGGGGCCCGACCCGAGATCAGTCGGTGCGTGAATGTGGAATCCGACTTGGACTTGAGCCGCCTGGCGCAGATTATCGACGCCTCGCTCGGGTTCTCCGGCGCTGCCGGGCACCTCTTCATCCACGAGGACGAGACGAAGCGGGAGGTGTTCGCGGAAAACCCCGGCCCGGGCGAGCGCTCCATGAGCTCGATGCAGGTCGGCGACATGCCGCCGCTGCTCTACGTCTACGACCCGACCGCGAATTGGAACGTAAGCGTGCGCCGCATCGGCCAGTCCGGCCTGGAGGGCCCTACCCCACTGTTGGTGCACGCGCAGGGGCCGGACGTGGTCGAGACCGCCAACGGCCCGGAGATGATGACGCGCCTGCACGAGGAGGCCCGCAACCTAGCCGCCGGGCTGCCGCCGAACATGGAGATCACGCCGCTGCTACTCGGGTGCCTGCCGGTGATGACCCCGGACCGGATGCTCGACCGGCTCAGCGTAGTCGACCAGGTCGCGGTGGCCACCCGCATGGGTTTCGTGGGCGAAGAGCTCGACGCCCCGGAGGCGCAGCCACCCCACTTCGACGACCTGCCGGACCAGGACCTGACCATGCTGCTTGACGCCTTCCTCGAACAGCGCCCCGACCTCAAGGAAATCCTGGACACAGACCCCGACCCGCACAGCAACCCCACGCTGATTGCGGCATTCCAGGAGTTCTTCGAGGACACCATGGTGCCCGTCGGCGACGGGGCCGTCGATATGCACGCGCCGAAGGGCTTCTCCCCAGTCCTTGCCCAATACTTAGAGGCGCTCGGGGAGAGAGCACCCCTGACCACGCGCGGCAAGCTGAAGGTCAATATTGTGCGCTCGCTTATCGACGTCCTCGACCTCCCCTCGTACCTCTCCCAGCCCCGCGAGGACACGTGGGATGCCATCGTGTTCGGGCGCTTCCTGCTGGAAAAGTTGGGCTTTCTCACCCGGGTGGGCAACTCACTGCTGCGTACCCCGGAGGGCACAGACTTCCTTGCAAGTCCGTCGATCGCGGGCCGTGAGGCGGAGTTTGCCGACGCGTGCGCCGAGTACTTCGGCGACTGGACCTGGGGCATGGTCGTGGAGTTTCTCACCGGCGACCTGCGTGGCCCCGCCTCGCCTGCGATCGACGATGCCCTGGACACCCTCATGGTCCTGGGCGGGGTATTCGAGATGGGCGATGTCAACGTGATTACCGCGGAACTGACCGCAGTGCTGAATCGGGGGCAGGTTTAA
- a CDS encoding DUF202 domain-containing protein translates to MTRQIPVADPGLQPERTALSWGRTALAMLVCSSVLMRWSSAYPGVIFTVIVLLALVAVVIIAMNRRLYRHDAVHLANERSAPNTPAVAAMTLAMCVLGGLGLYVVLAA, encoded by the coding sequence GTGACACGCCAGATCCCCGTCGCGGACCCGGGCCTGCAGCCGGAGCGCACCGCGTTATCCTGGGGGCGCACCGCGCTGGCCATGCTGGTGTGCTCCTCGGTGCTGATGCGCTGGTCGAGCGCCTATCCCGGCGTGATCTTCACCGTGATCGTGCTGCTGGCGCTGGTGGCCGTGGTGATTATCGCGATGAACCGGCGCTTGTACCGGCACGATGCCGTCCACCTGGCCAACGAGCGTTCGGCACCGAACACGCCCGCGGTCGCGGCGATGACACTGGCGATGTGCGTGCTCGGCGGGCTGGGACTCTACGTCGTCCTCGCGGCCTAA
- a CDS encoding YidH family protein, with the protein MSQAPTPPKDSRGWFTRVVFPDGTEPDPRFTMANERTFLAWTRTALAFLAGGIAIEAFDLPGIEPATRTVIAALIVVLAMAISLGAAIRWVRLERALRHGRPLPAPAIVPVLGVGIFIAAVVVLVSLT; encoded by the coding sequence ATGAGCCAAGCACCGACCCCGCCGAAAGATTCGCGCGGCTGGTTTACGCGCGTGGTGTTCCCGGACGGCACGGAGCCGGACCCGCGTTTTACCATGGCCAACGAGCGCACCTTCCTCGCGTGGACGCGCACCGCCCTGGCATTCCTCGCCGGCGGGATCGCGATCGAGGCCTTCGATCTGCCCGGCATCGAGCCCGCCACACGCACCGTCATCGCGGCGCTGATCGTGGTGCTGGCCATGGCGATCTCGCTGGGCGCGGCGATCCGCTGGGTGCGCCTCGAGCGCGCGCTGCGTCACGGTCGCCCCCTGCCTGCGCCCGCGATCGTGCCGGTGCTGGGCGTCGGCATCTTCATCGCGGCCGTGGTCGTACTGGTGAGCCTGACGTGA
- a CDS encoding VanZ family protein — protein MKISRALHTLALLVSVVFVLAFTVGKAYISVPGVWDAEAHQIQQIRLDPLVSFEHYRVWWGPWFNLLGNLALFFPVGYLAYRRSVAVTTCFCLLASLSVETAQYLLAAGYSDMDDLIFNTAGGFFGAYAARLHKSPTTVWMFIACAVVILVPYFALGVAPR, from the coding sequence GTGAAAATCTCTCGCGCCCTGCACACGCTCGCCCTGCTGGTGAGCGTGGTGTTCGTGCTCGCCTTTACCGTCGGTAAGGCCTACATTTCCGTCCCCGGGGTGTGGGACGCCGAGGCACACCAGATCCAACAGATCCGCCTCGACCCGCTCGTCTCCTTCGAGCACTACCGCGTCTGGTGGGGCCCCTGGTTCAACCTGCTCGGCAACCTCGCCCTTTTCTTCCCTGTGGGCTATCTCGCTTATCGACGCTCCGTTGCCGTCACCACCTGCTTCTGCCTTCTCGCCAGCTTGTCTGTCGAGACTGCGCAGTACCTGCTTGCCGCGGGCTACAGCGATATGGACGATCTCATCTTCAACACCGCGGGCGGCTTTTTCGGCGCGTACGCTGCGCGCCTGCACAAGTCGCCCACCACGGTGTGGATGTTCATCGCGTGCGCGGTGGTGATCCTGGTTCCCTACTTCGCGCTGGGCGTTGCGCCGCGGTAG
- the leuS gene encoding leucine--tRNA ligase encodes MTEANTPANSQNPDGPAYRYGAALANDIEKRWQAYWREHGTFNAPNPVGPLATGEELPKEKLNVQDMFPYPSGAGLHVGHPLGYIATDVYARYNRMLGKNVLHTLGYDAFGLPAEQYAIQTGTHPRTTTEKNIENMTRQLDQLGLGHDKRRAVATTDPEFYKWTQWIFLQIYNAWFDEEQQKARPIEDLVRDLMSGARKTKDGRNFRDLTTAEKHKAIDAFRLVYLDESMVNWCPGLGTVLANEEVTAEGRSERGNFPVFRKRLRQWMMRITAYSDRLLDDLELLDWPEKVKSMQRNWIGRSRGADVNFASPAGDLTVFTTRPDTLFGATYMVLAPEHELVDVLLADAYPENTDERWTYGQATPREAVDAYKRAIAAKSDVERQENKEKTGVFLGTYATNPVNGEQVPIFIADYVLTGYGTGAIMAVPAHDERDYEFATVFGLPIVPVLDGDVSEEAFTGDAAHINSANADGLDLNGLGKAEAIQAALAWIVEKHKGKEKIQYKLRDWLFARQRYWGEPFPIVYDENGQAHSIPEDQLPVELPDVEDYKPVSFDPDDADSEPSPPLAKAKDWVEVRMDLGEGEKTYWRDTNVMPQWAGSSWYQLRYIDPTNEDAFCDLENERYWTGPRGENDSGGVDLYVGGVEHAVLHLLYARFWHKVLYDLGFVTSKEPYRRLFNQGYIQAYAYTDSRGVYVPAAEVEEKDGRFFFDGAEVNREYGKMGKSLKNAVAPDDIAADFGADTLRVYEMSMGPLDTSRPWATKDVVGAHRFLQRLWRLVVDEETGEATVTDAELSTDDAKQLHRTIAGVREDYEHLRDNTVVAKLIEYVNYLTKTYPDSAPRAAVTPLVQMVAPVAPHIAEELWAKLGHADTLTFEPFPTFDESLLTDDTVEVPVQINGKVKARIDVAVDASKEDMEATALVDARVADLTDGKTIVKTIVVPGRMVNLVVK; translated from the coding sequence ATGACTGAGGCGAATACTCCCGCGAACTCCCAAAACCCTGACGGCCCCGCATACCGTTACGGCGCGGCGCTGGCTAATGACATTGAAAAGCGTTGGCAGGCGTACTGGCGCGAGCACGGTACCTTTAACGCTCCGAACCCGGTTGGCCCGCTCGCTACCGGCGAGGAGCTGCCGAAGGAGAAGCTCAACGTCCAGGACATGTTCCCGTACCCCTCGGGCGCGGGCCTGCACGTGGGGCACCCGCTGGGCTACATCGCTACCGACGTCTACGCCCGCTACAACCGCATGCTGGGTAAGAACGTCCTGCACACGCTGGGCTACGACGCCTTCGGTCTGCCGGCGGAGCAGTACGCCATCCAGACGGGTACGCACCCGCGTACGACCACGGAGAAGAACATTGAGAACATGACCCGCCAGCTGGATCAGCTGGGTCTGGGGCATGACAAGCGTCGCGCGGTTGCAACGACGGACCCGGAGTTTTACAAGTGGACGCAGTGGATCTTCCTGCAGATTTATAACGCCTGGTTTGATGAGGAGCAGCAGAAGGCACGCCCGATCGAAGACCTGGTCCGGGACCTGATGTCGGGGGCTCGGAAGACGAAGGACGGCCGCAACTTCCGCGACCTGACCACGGCGGAGAAGCACAAGGCTATCGACGCCTTCCGGCTGGTCTACCTCGATGAGTCCATGGTCAACTGGTGCCCGGGCCTGGGCACCGTCCTGGCCAACGAGGAGGTCACGGCGGAAGGGCGTTCGGAGCGCGGGAACTTCCCGGTCTTCCGCAAGCGTCTGCGCCAGTGGATGATGCGCATTACCGCCTACTCGGATCGCCTGCTGGATGACCTGGAGCTGCTGGATTGGCCGGAGAAGGTCAAGAGCATGCAGCGCAACTGGATCGGCCGCTCCCGCGGTGCAGACGTCAACTTCGCCTCCCCGGCGGGCGACCTCACCGTGTTTACCACCCGCCCGGACACCCTCTTCGGCGCGACCTACATGGTGCTTGCGCCGGAGCACGAGCTTGTCGATGTGCTGCTGGCCGACGCGTACCCGGAAAACACCGACGAGCGCTGGACCTACGGTCAGGCCACCCCGCGCGAGGCGGTGGACGCCTACAAGCGCGCCATCGCCGCGAAGTCGGACGTGGAGCGTCAGGAGAATAAGGAGAAGACGGGTGTCTTCCTCGGTACCTACGCCACCAACCCGGTCAACGGCGAGCAGGTGCCGATCTTCATCGCGGACTACGTGCTCACCGGCTACGGCACGGGCGCGATCATGGCAGTGCCGGCGCACGACGAGCGCGACTACGAGTTCGCTACCGTCTTCGGCCTGCCGATCGTTCCGGTGCTTGACGGCGATGTCTCCGAGGAGGCGTTTACCGGCGACGCCGCGCACATCAACTCGGCCAATGCGGACGGCCTTGACCTGAATGGCCTGGGTAAGGCGGAGGCGATTCAGGCGGCGCTGGCGTGGATCGTCGAGAAGCACAAGGGTAAAGAGAAGATCCAGTACAAGCTGCGCGACTGGCTGTTCGCCCGCCAGCGCTACTGGGGTGAGCCTTTCCCGATTGTGTACGACGAGAATGGCCAGGCGCACTCGATCCCGGAGGACCAGCTGCCGGTGGAGCTGCCGGACGTGGAGGATTACAAGCCGGTGTCCTTCGACCCGGACGATGCGGACTCTGAGCCCTCGCCGCCGCTGGCGAAGGCGAAGGACTGGGTCGAGGTGCGCATGGACCTGGGCGAGGGCGAGAAGACCTACTGGCGCGACACCAACGTCATGCCGCAGTGGGCCGGTTCCTCCTGGTACCAGCTGCGCTACATCGATCCGACCAACGAGGACGCCTTTTGCGACCTGGAGAACGAGCGCTACTGGACGGGCCCGCGCGGCGAGAACGACTCGGGCGGCGTGGACCTGTACGTCGGCGGTGTGGAGCACGCCGTGCTGCACCTGCTCTACGCGCGCTTCTGGCACAAGGTCCTCTATGACCTGGGCTTTGTCACCTCCAAGGAGCCGTACCGCCGCCTGTTTAACCAGGGCTACATCCAGGCCTACGCCTACACCGATTCCCGTGGCGTCTACGTCCCGGCCGCCGAGGTGGAGGAGAAGGACGGCCGATTCTTCTTCGACGGCGCCGAAGTCAACCGCGAGTACGGCAAGATGGGCAAGTCGCTGAAGAACGCGGTGGCCCCGGACGACATCGCCGCCGATTTTGGCGCGGACACCCTGCGCGTCTACGAGATGTCGATGGGCCCGCTGGATACCTCCCGCCCGTGGGCGACGAAGGACGTCGTCGGTGCGCACCGCTTCCTGCAGCGCCTGTGGCGCCTGGTGGTCGACGAGGAAACCGGCGAGGCCACGGTGACGGATGCCGAGCTTTCCACCGACGACGCCAAGCAGCTGCACCGCACCATCGCGGGCGTGCGTGAGGACTACGAGCACCTGCGCGATAACACGGTGGTGGCGAAGCTGATCGAGTACGTCAACTACCTCACCAAGACCTACCCGGATAGCGCCCCGCGCGCGGCGGTGACTCCGCTGGTGCAGATGGTTGCGCCGGTCGCCCCGCACATCGCCGAGGAGCTGTGGGCGAAGCTCGGCCACGCCGACACGCTCACCTTCGAGCCCTTCCCCACCTTCGATGAGTCGCTGCTTACCGACGACACCGTCGAAGTCCCCGTACAAATTAACGGTAAGGTCAAGGCCCGCATCGATGTCGCCGTCGATGCTTCCAAGGAGGACATGGAGGCCACTGCGCTTGTCGACGCCCGCGTGGCCGACCTCACCGACGGCAAAACCATCGTGAAGACGATCGTGGTGCCGGGCCGCATGGTCAACCTTGTGGTGAAGTAG
- a CDS encoding ATP-binding protein, with the protein MTLPDGLSHLPAYIRGALEAIWDGATADSQESMTLEFKEDPSHREGANRARPKLVEKIIDEAICMANSEVGGGYIIVGVHDKIDGPDAFTGTDLEEEDVERRIFNASKPGMNVSATSFLFRGARLLTVYIPEARALYTRNDGAAKRRENDGGKFSCKPIPEETRRAIDAIRRNPDYSNGETDLTPEDLSLGVIEEARRLLDAPFRKGLGDEPTIASTRTGLLRELGLLRQDGSLKRAAEILLAEPEPTHVTVRHLWRDFPGEDPKVTEISAPVILALPRLRDLIDAHVQQEIARVQFDDGQEIAIPAIPAQAIDEAISNALIHRDWRISKPIVVEQSKRLLKVTSPGPLPPSVSVDRLLTVTSEPRNNRLMAAMRALGLAEESSRGFDRMWAAMIRSGRDIPEVIATETAVSVIFSGANPDTEFVRGIHALSKRFGKPISTVGTLIVLRHLHDSPLISLQTAKAKTQQATNEARELLDSLEELGVLARLGGADDWGLSAEARALLGGAETGESMANGVQSWVESQLEEGRTLQSAQIAAHAGISTQEAGKMLRDLRDQGKAKIDPAGPPRGRGTRWIKA; encoded by the coding sequence ATGACGTTACCTGACGGATTAAGTCACCTCCCCGCGTACATCCGAGGCGCACTGGAGGCGATTTGGGATGGTGCAACTGCGGATTCGCAGGAATCGATGACGCTGGAATTCAAAGAGGACCCCTCACACCGCGAGGGGGCTAATCGGGCGCGTCCAAAGCTCGTCGAGAAGATTATTGACGAAGCGATTTGTATGGCCAACAGCGAAGTCGGTGGTGGCTACATCATTGTCGGAGTGCATGACAAGATTGACGGACCTGACGCGTTCACGGGTACGGATCTGGAAGAAGAAGACGTCGAGAGGCGGATCTTCAACGCTTCAAAGCCGGGCATGAACGTATCCGCGACGAGCTTCCTTTTCCGCGGAGCGCGGTTGCTGACCGTATATATCCCCGAAGCGAGGGCGCTGTACACGCGGAACGACGGCGCAGCGAAGCGCAGAGAAAACGATGGCGGCAAGTTTTCTTGTAAGCCGATTCCGGAGGAAACTCGCCGTGCGATTGATGCAATTCGCCGTAACCCGGACTATTCCAACGGCGAGACGGACCTGACACCTGAGGACCTTAGCCTCGGCGTCATAGAGGAAGCGCGCCGCCTGTTGGATGCCCCATTTCGAAAAGGATTAGGCGATGAACCCACGATAGCGAGCACCCGCACCGGCCTGCTCCGCGAGCTCGGACTGCTTCGCCAGGATGGGAGCCTGAAGCGGGCAGCAGAAATTCTGCTTGCTGAGCCGGAGCCTACGCACGTGACCGTGCGCCACCTTTGGCGTGACTTTCCTGGAGAAGACCCTAAGGTGACGGAGATTTCCGCACCGGTGATCCTCGCGCTGCCTCGTCTGCGTGATCTTATTGACGCTCACGTGCAGCAGGAAATCGCGCGGGTGCAATTCGACGACGGGCAGGAAATCGCAATCCCTGCGATCCCTGCTCAGGCTATCGACGAGGCGATTTCCAATGCGTTAATCCACCGAGATTGGCGTATCTCAAAGCCGATCGTCGTTGAGCAGTCGAAGCGCCTCCTCAAAGTGACATCGCCGGGGCCCTTGCCGCCTAGCGTATCCGTGGATCGACTGCTGACAGTGACGTCCGAACCGAGGAACAACCGCCTGATGGCAGCAATGCGCGCCTTGGGTTTGGCAGAGGAAAGTTCCCGCGGTTTCGACCGTATGTGGGCCGCCATGATCCGCTCCGGTCGGGACATCCCCGAAGTTATTGCGACCGAAACGGCGGTGAGTGTCATTTTTTCGGGGGCGAATCCGGATACCGAATTCGTCCGTGGGATTCACGCGTTGAGCAAACGCTTCGGCAAGCCCATATCCACGGTAGGAACGCTCATTGTTCTGCGGCACCTTCACGACTCGCCGCTTATTTCCCTGCAAACGGCGAAGGCGAAAACGCAGCAGGCAACCAATGAGGCACGAGAGCTTCTTGATTCTTTGGAAGAGCTTGGCGTGCTCGCTCGTTTGGGCGGCGCGGATGATTGGGGCCTCTCTGCCGAAGCGCGAGCGCTACTTGGTGGGGCGGAAACCGGCGAATCAATGGCCAACGGTGTGCAGTCCTGGGTGGAGTCGCAGCTCGAAGAGGGGAGGACGTTGCAGTCCGCGCAGATCGCAGCTCACGCGGGGATCAGTACGCAGGAGGCGGGAAAGATGCTGCGTGACCTGCGCGACCAGGGCAAGGCGAAGATCGACCCGGCAGGCCCGCCCCGCGGTCGCGGCACGCGCTGGATCAAAGCGTAA
- a CDS encoding flavodoxin domain-containing protein: MHIYFSSVYGSTRQYAEELARRLGTTAQEIPDPAEVSAAAAEGPIVVLAPAHGPMNAAAKFAKALPEQTIQARPTCVVTVGMTLDHVVQETDPTAELLGDRASHIKRFYLPGRLNYSELTPAHAGVMRGIIGALKLKPRKSENERSMIEMYKKDTDRVDLSRLDEIVAWCEASENK; the protein is encoded by the coding sequence ATGCACATCTACTTCTCCTCCGTCTATGGGTCCACGCGGCAGTACGCTGAGGAACTCGCACGTCGTCTCGGCACGACCGCGCAGGAGATTCCCGACCCCGCCGAAGTGTCCGCAGCCGCCGCAGAGGGTCCCATCGTCGTTCTCGCTCCGGCGCACGGACCGATGAACGCTGCGGCCAAGTTCGCAAAAGCGCTGCCTGAGCAGACGATCCAGGCCCGCCCAACTTGCGTCGTCACGGTGGGGATGACGCTGGACCACGTGGTGCAAGAGACAGACCCGACGGCGGAGCTGCTCGGCGACCGGGCCAGCCACATAAAACGCTTCTACCTGCCCGGCCGACTGAACTACTCGGAGCTCACCCCTGCCCACGCAGGCGTGATGCGAGGGATCATCGGCGCGCTCAAGTTGAAGCCGCGGAAGTCGGAGAATGAGCGCTCGATGATCGAGATGTATAAGAAGGACACTGACCGCGTTGATCTTTCGCGCCTCGACGAGATTGTCGCGTGGTGCGAGGCGTCAGAAAACAAATAA
- the cas7u gene encoding type I-U CRISPR-associated RAMP protein Csb1/Cas7u: protein MQLQDLLDACTPGGASVLTSVTELSAAAGPHASVTPAKFIDGSTPCFGYEPRFIDGAPTETVIIDSIPSAANRGEQAITRAIEGGDPLLSRIPRILVHYGSESYTDIELPHRFADGHIRASSYEGEPVTKADWYRDMRNSTPRDYRAILNTAPIALLAGAWDSTRPSNQVRVRRSITGETIGILADQSRPGSEQQGARSGARVDPVGAAVHLDPSSFQQIIASQEDDLSKKKLEDINAKIKKAKKGETFSGSGVGVGALPPTLDPLGGVSCSRIIRSWVLSFTALRQLNFGDSPEQTVAARALIAALGLALIARAEQELYYRSNCDLVEVSAPVVKLDQRYGNFQELPPLSIEAADALLEAALEHAEKLGVADWHGQVREVIGNPAIIAGAVDDAEDKE from the coding sequence ATGCAGCTCCAAGATCTGCTCGACGCTTGCACCCCTGGCGGCGCGTCGGTACTTACCTCTGTCACTGAACTTTCCGCAGCTGCTGGTCCGCACGCTTCGGTCACTCCCGCAAAGTTCATTGATGGCAGCACCCCCTGCTTCGGCTACGAACCACGTTTCATCGACGGCGCCCCCACGGAGACCGTGATCATCGACAGCATTCCTTCTGCAGCAAATCGCGGTGAGCAGGCCATCACGCGAGCAATCGAGGGTGGCGACCCCTTACTGTCTCGCATCCCGCGCATCCTCGTCCACTATGGGAGCGAGAGCTATACAGACATCGAACTTCCCCACCGCTTTGCCGACGGGCACATTCGCGCCAGCAGCTACGAGGGAGAGCCGGTCACCAAGGCTGACTGGTATCGCGACATGAGGAATTCGACACCGCGGGATTACCGCGCGATCCTCAACACTGCCCCAATAGCACTCCTCGCTGGCGCTTGGGACTCGACACGCCCCTCAAACCAAGTACGCGTACGGAGGTCTATCACCGGGGAAACCATTGGCATCCTCGCAGACCAGTCACGCCCAGGGAGTGAGCAGCAGGGTGCTCGAAGTGGCGCTCGCGTCGACCCTGTCGGCGCAGCTGTCCATCTTGACCCATCTTCGTTCCAGCAGATCATCGCTAGTCAGGAAGACGATCTTTCAAAGAAGAAGCTCGAAGACATCAACGCCAAAATCAAAAAGGCGAAGAAGGGCGAAACCTTCTCCGGATCGGGAGTGGGCGTGGGAGCACTTCCCCCGACTCTAGACCCTCTTGGAGGCGTGTCTTGCTCTCGCATCATCCGGTCCTGGGTGTTGAGCTTCACCGCTCTACGTCAGCTGAACTTCGGCGACAGCCCGGAGCAGACTGTCGCCGCAAGAGCCCTCATCGCAGCACTTGGCCTGGCGCTCATCGCCAGGGCAGAGCAGGAACTCTACTACCGCTCGAATTGTGACCTCGTTGAAGTTTCTGCTCCTGTGGTCAAGCTGGATCAGCGATATGGCAATTTCCAGGAGCTGCCCCCACTGAGCATCGAAGCTGCTGATGCCCTCTTGGAGGCGGCGCTCGAACACGCCGAAAAGCTGGGTGTTGCCGATTGGCACGGGCAGGTTCGAGAGGTAATCGGAAACCCTGCCATCATCGCCGGCGCGGTGGACGACGCAGAAGATAAGGAATAA
- the csb2 gene encoding type I-U CRISPR-associated protein Csb2: MPQLALTATFPLGTYYGHRSDGSVEAYPSPLRLHAALLSAAAQGHLSEDGEPSQASLDALQWLEKHPPNGIYQPDTRLLNNGNQRIGYRDVGTFDSKSMRKKVDARPISNGVAVQSPYGYMWHDVPEGVAATLTQLAEDVPYLGESHSVVALSAQSFTPNLWLSPTANCFTKEAFARPVAAEGRTAALIANHRARFTAKPPTLARDAFKKSQVPHSERPTEIGIAESWYEPAEPLPEDAPWGTVYLFELDREVEKRDRVALALSMHKALIARLGYGATPLITGKYNDGIKQPPNRLAIQYLPPRLAQLLNKDGPLLGLFVPSDATPEELLQVQRAVDIRELWSRRLGKIRIRFSNETRSGTRFWPAPEPGAYRLWETEMPIVPEVRRIRRNGSEWSLGDSALLSAAYVWRNDFTLTGSGPTRYIDLRDQAARRGVSTLDTHAVTRHVRDFAHHSHESVPVQPYRAVLDLGDLAGPQAAVMLGQSRHLGGGLLRPLDINLNSSEIPGEKP; the protein is encoded by the coding sequence ATGCCCCAATTAGCGTTGACTGCAACGTTCCCGTTGGGCACCTACTACGGGCATCGAAGTGATGGTTCTGTCGAGGCTTACCCTTCCCCTCTGCGGCTACACGCAGCCCTCCTGAGCGCTGCAGCCCAGGGCCACCTCTCAGAGGATGGTGAGCCTTCCCAAGCATCGCTCGATGCTCTTCAGTGGCTTGAAAAGCACCCGCCAAACGGGATCTATCAACCGGATACTCGCCTCCTCAATAATGGGAATCAGCGAATTGGGTACCGGGACGTCGGAACCTTCGATTCGAAAAGTATGCGAAAGAAAGTAGATGCCCGTCCCATCTCAAATGGCGTAGCAGTGCAATCTCCTTACGGCTATATGTGGCACGACGTGCCGGAGGGAGTCGCCGCTACGCTTACTCAGCTCGCTGAGGACGTGCCCTACTTGGGGGAAAGCCATAGCGTTGTCGCGTTAAGTGCGCAGAGCTTTACGCCCAACCTATGGTTATCCCCAACTGCGAACTGCTTCACCAAGGAGGCTTTCGCCAGGCCGGTTGCCGCAGAGGGACGTACGGCCGCCTTGATCGCTAACCACAGAGCGCGCTTCACAGCGAAGCCACCGACGCTGGCACGCGATGCTTTTAAGAAAAGCCAAGTCCCCCACAGTGAACGCCCTACCGAGATTGGTATTGCGGAGTCATGGTACGAGCCTGCTGAGCCCCTCCCCGAGGACGCGCCATGGGGCACCGTCTACCTCTTTGAGCTAGATCGTGAGGTTGAGAAGCGCGATCGCGTTGCGTTGGCGCTAAGCATGCACAAAGCGCTCATCGCTCGCCTTGGCTACGGTGCTACGCCCCTCATCACTGGTAAGTACAACGACGGGATCAAACAGCCTCCAAATCGGCTTGCAATCCAGTACCTGCCCCCACGTCTCGCTCAATTGCTGAACAAGGATGGCCCTCTTCTTGGACTCTTCGTGCCGTCCGATGCAACACCGGAGGAGCTTCTCCAAGTCCAGCGAGCAGTGGATATTCGCGAGCTTTGGTCAAGGCGCCTCGGCAAGATCCGTATTCGGTTTTCCAATGAGACACGCTCAGGAACGCGCTTTTGGCCAGCTCCAGAACCCGGTGCCTACCGACTATGGGAAACGGAGATGCCGATCGTGCCTGAGGTACGACGCATCCGCCGCAATGGCAGCGAATGGTCGTTGGGCGATTCCGCTTTGCTTTCCGCAGCTTATGTGTGGCGGAACGACTTCACCCTTACCGGAAGCGGACCAACGCGCTACATAGATCTCCGCGATCAGGCTGCGCGCAGGGGAGTCTCTACTCTCGACACACACGCAGTGACTCGACACGTTCGTGACTTTGCGCATCATTCGCACGAAAGCGTCCCAGTGCAGCCTTACCGCGCGGTGCTCGACTTAGGTGATCTCGCAGGCCCTCAGGCCGCGGTCATGCTCGGTCAATCCAGGCACCTTGGCGGTGGCCTCCTCCGCCCATTGGATATCAACCTCAATTCGTCAGAAATCCCAGGAGAAAAGCCATGA